A genomic segment from Triticum dicoccoides isolate Atlit2015 ecotype Zavitan chromosome 1A, WEW_v2.0, whole genome shotgun sequence encodes:
- the LOC119353751 gene encoding uncharacterized protein LOC119353751 gives MDEVTPNLIHLVYIYCPTLEIRRLVPSPAASISHLGIHLHPISSLSLHFLLVFPSRPTTVVAQILQEPELLCPCAYLSRSFHGAEAHLDLVVDPAAAGEQQQTADHPEQQLGARAPMAAAGRLVSPGAGATRGRPCCHGHRSVALCRSKSPPWNRISTVPGPPRASRPANPAGASHIAALTIDALLPVHLLCFRSSSASQRSSSSIDCVRRRIRVPHTPICLFPASSSCSVDVLAGPPPPSCLFPSLLRTGGDRQSPLTASAWAASSRSSSASASRPAALTGPKPMVLLLRVGSDNVVL, from the exons ATGGATGAGGTAACGCCTAACCTAATCCACCTGGTGTATATATATTGCCCAACCCTAGAAATTAGGAGGCTTGTCCCTTCACCCGCCGCCagcatctcccacctcgggatccatctCCACCCAATCTCTTCGCTGAGCCTCCACTTTCTCCTCGTTTTCCCCTCCCGTCCAACCACCGTCGTCGCCCAAATCCTACAGGAGCCAGAGCTCCTCTGCCCGTGCGCCTACCTCTCCCGTAGCTTCCATGGCGCCGAGGCGCacctcgacctcgtcgtcgaccCAGCCGCTGCCGGCGAGCAGCAGCAAACAGCAGACCATCCCGAACAGCAACTAGGAGCACGAGCTCCCAtggccgccgccggccgcctcgtCTCTCCAG GAGCAGGAGCAACAAGAGGACGCCCCTGCTGCCATGGTCATCGTTCCGTCGCCCTCTGCAGGTCGAAATCGCCGCCATGGAACCGCATCTCCACCGTTCCcggtcctccccgcgcctcccgACCTGCAAACCCCGCCGGAGCAAGTCACATCGCCGCCCTCACCATCGATGCCCTGCTTCCCGTGCATCTCCTCTGCTTCAGGTCGAGCAGTGCTTCACAGCGCTCATCCTCGAGCATTGACTGCGTCCGTCGCCGCATCCGAGTTCCCCACACGCCGATCTGCTTGTTCCCGGCCTCCTCGTCTTGCTCCGTCGACGTCCTTGCcggaccaccaccgccgtcgtgcCTGTTCCCGTCTCTGCTTCGAACGGGAGGAGATCGCCAGTCACCGTTGACCGCGTCCGCGTGGGCTGCGTCCTCGCGGTCCAGTTCCGCCAGCGCAAGCCGGCCCGCTGCactgactgggccgaagcccatg gtgttgcttcttcgggttggttccgataacgtagtgttgtga